A stretch of Larus michahellis chromosome Z, bLarMic1.1, whole genome shotgun sequence DNA encodes these proteins:
- the SHLD3 gene encoding shieldin complex subunit 3: MEVVLHYRPHQRDLIKLQKLAEAALREFPIRQLPRFTPWFPNDLYGLPLKPKKQPPVISCEEAEELKQLSTPSEYVTGSPDYDCTKNLLEFQSNMKYGQILIHAQTVHRPINLENQGEPPPNGKQKLKRSWSVSLPSPKLKEKILPLSQELQSNLERLKLHAFYRAKWTIEQSICNNQNLEDIWIKLNRLIKQNELPSCNATIQRPVGQIWIFCDILYCEYVRNILREKLSLTDKMNLLVHKFGIIFSL, encoded by the coding sequence ATGGAAGTGGTCTTGCATTATCGACCACATCAGAGAGATCTAATAAAACTGCAGAAACTTGCAGAAGCAGCACTGAGGGAGTTTCCTATTCGTCAGTTACCAAGATTTACACCCTGGTTTCCAAATGATTTATACGGACTTCCCCTGAAACCAAAAAAGCAGCCACCTGTTATTTCTTGTGAGGAAGCAGAAGAATTGAAACAGCTTTCTACACCTTCAGAATATGTTACAGGATCTCCTGATTATGACTGCACAAAAAATCTCCTTGAGTTTCAGTCTAACATGAAATATGGACAGATTTTAATCCACGCACAAACTGTTCACAGACCAATTAACTTGGAGAATCAAGGAGAACCACCAcctaatggaaaacaaaagttGAAAAGGTCTTGGAGTGTCTCTCTCCCTAGCCCTAAGCTTAAAGAAAAGATTCTTCCTTTATCTCAAGAACTGCAAAGCAATTTGGAGAGACTAAAACTGCATGCATTTTATAGAGCAAAGTGGACAATTGAACAGTCTATTTGTAATAATCAGAATTTGGAGGACATCTGGATAAAACTGAATAGACTCATCAAGCAGAATGAACTGCCATCTTGCAATGCTACTATCCAAAGACCTGTGGGACAGATATGGATTTTCTGTGATATATTATACTGTGAATATGTGAGAAATATTCTTAGGGAAAAGCTAAGCCTTACTGATAAAATGAATTTGCTTGTACATAAATTTGGAATTATATTTAGTTTATAA